The following are encoded together in the Deinococcus soli (ex Cha et al. 2016) genome:
- a CDS encoding HD domain-containing phosphohydrolase, which produces MPPELPAPTRRAAWRVAVQDSLRGAPGWLYALLTLTLLSATLSTVVMQDVARHQRTLLTLADTRTAAFALSATEWQARARGQLDGALAAEARACLEDLRRFTARLEQLSREDLLLARVHPHPSGGDALAAQVDAYAGTVQTLLALIARGQPGAARLDDTSVDPAFAALRERIAEVRTVEEHTVETGQRLTLLLTALTALGALVTAGLLAARLNRSLHQARAWHAEARRQREREERDPLTGLWNRRSLQRQFTLAQAAGPLCVAVLDLNRLKAINDLGGHGAGDAHLTRVARALQAALPEGGVAARLGGDEFALLLPRLTGDQTTQLLEDVAAQLNAPGETLPPFAVGVAPVTDVTSLERVLALADAAMYEDKERQRAQAGRDTRLGTSVEEFTSRLEQLETPQEVLKEGLGMARDMLGFHGSSYLERQGDAFVLTHLDGEVPAPMRGALGQPFTGQRGLTAEVIEHSATRWSNDYPAEPLVLTPWLEAGLKSILLVPVRYGGRLMGVISLLHFGTWRVVTPQARRLTEALASRLGHTFEQQAALEHLRHAVQGGLLALGAALEERDLETAGHTARVVTLSERLGSRLGLGVTALHALQQGASLHDIGKLAIPDAILLKPGPLDAQEWEVMQHHAARGHDIAHRLQGLLPATLDVIRHHHEHWDGSGYPDRLRGEAIPLSARIFAVCDVYDALTHPRPYKEAWPHERAVAEIRARRGTQFDPRVVDTFLTLIEAPRAVQAGTAPQAAEIPDQPLSGS; this is translated from the coding sequence ATGCCGCCCGAACTGCCTGCCCCCACCCGCCGCGCCGCGTGGCGGGTCGCGGTGCAGGACAGCCTGCGGGGCGCCCCGGGGTGGCTGTACGCGCTGCTGACCCTGACGCTGCTGTCCGCCACGCTGAGCACCGTGGTCATGCAGGACGTCGCGCGGCACCAGCGGACCCTGCTGACCCTGGCCGACACCCGCACGGCCGCGTTCGCGCTGAGCGCCACCGAATGGCAGGCCCGCGCGCGCGGGCAGCTGGACGGCGCCCTCGCCGCCGAGGCCCGCGCGTGCCTTGAAGACCTGCGCCGCTTCACCGCCCGGCTTGAGCAGCTGAGCCGCGAGGACCTGCTGCTCGCGCGGGTGCATCCTCACCCGTCCGGCGGGGACGCCCTGGCCGCGCAGGTCGATGCGTACGCGGGCACCGTGCAGACCCTGCTGGCCCTGATCGCGCGCGGACAGCCGGGCGCCGCGCGGCTGGACGACACGTCGGTCGACCCGGCCTTCGCGGCGCTGCGCGAGCGGATTGCCGAGGTCCGCACCGTGGAGGAGCACACGGTCGAAACCGGACAGCGGCTGACGCTGCTGCTGACCGCCCTGACCGCGCTGGGCGCGCTGGTCACGGCGGGCCTGCTCGCCGCGCGCCTGAACCGCAGCCTGCATCAGGCCCGCGCGTGGCACGCCGAGGCCAGACGCCAGCGGGAACGGGAGGAACGCGACCCGCTGACCGGCCTGTGGAACCGCCGCAGCCTGCAGCGGCAGTTCACGCTGGCGCAGGCGGCCGGGCCGCTGTGCGTGGCGGTGCTGGACCTCAACCGCCTGAAGGCCATCAATGATCTGGGCGGGCACGGCGCCGGGGACGCGCACCTGACCCGCGTGGCCCGGGCCCTGCAGGCCGCGCTGCCCGAGGGGGGCGTCGCGGCCCGGCTGGGCGGGGACGAGTTCGCGCTGCTGCTGCCGCGCCTCACGGGCGATCAGACCACGCAGCTGCTCGAGGACGTCGCCGCGCAGCTGAACGCGCCGGGCGAGACCCTGCCGCCCTTCGCGGTGGGCGTCGCGCCGGTCACGGACGTCACGTCCCTGGAACGCGTGCTGGCCCTGGCGGACGCTGCCATGTACGAGGACAAGGAACGCCAGCGGGCCCAGGCGGGCCGTGACACCCGCCTGGGAACCAGCGTCGAGGAGTTCACCAGCCGCCTCGAACAGCTCGAGACGCCGCAGGAGGTGCTCAAGGAGGGCCTGGGCATGGCGCGGGACATGCTGGGCTTCCACGGCAGTTCGTACCTGGAACGCCAGGGGGACGCGTTCGTCCTGACCCACCTGGACGGCGAGGTGCCCGCCCCGATGCGCGGCGCGCTGGGGCAGCCCTTCACCGGGCAGCGCGGCCTGACCGCCGAGGTCATCGAGCACAGCGCCACCCGCTGGAGCAACGATTACCCGGCCGAACCGCTCGTCCTGACCCCGTGGCTGGAGGCGGGCCTGAAGAGCATCCTGCTCGTCCCGGTGCGGTACGGGGGGCGGCTGATGGGCGTGATCAGCCTGCTGCATTTCGGCACGTGGCGGGTTGTGACGCCGCAGGCCCGGCGCCTGACCGAGGCGCTCGCGTCCCGGCTGGGGCACACCTTCGAGCAGCAGGCGGCGCTGGAACACCTGCGGCACGCCGTGCAGGGCGGCCTGCTGGCGCTGGGCGCGGCGCTGGAGGAACGCGATCTGGAAACCGCCGGGCACACCGCACGGGTCGTGACGCTCTCCGAACGGCTGGGCAGCCGCCTGGGCCTGGGGGTCACGGCGCTGCACGCCCTGCAGCAGGGCGCGTCCCTGCACGACATCGGCAAGCTGGCCATTCCCGACGCGATCCTGCTCAAGCCCGGCCCGCTGGACGCGCAGGAGTGGGAGGTCATGCAGCACCACGCCGCGCGCGGGCATGACATCGCCCACCGCCTGCAGGGCCTGCTGCCCGCCACGCTGGACGTCATCCGGCACCACCACGAGCACTGGGACGGCAGCGGCTACCCGGACCGGCTGCGCGGCGAGGCGATCCCGCTCTCGGCGCGGATCTTCGCGGTGTGCGACGTGTACGACGCCCTGACCCACCCCCGCCCGTACAAGGAGGCGTGGCCGCACGAGCGGGCCGTCGCGGAGATCCGCGCGCGGCGCGGCACGCAGTTCGACCCCAGGGTGGTGGACACCTTCCTGACCCTGATCGAGGCGCCGCGCGCCGTCCAGGCCGGAACTGCCCCCCAGGCCGCCGAGATTCCGGACCAGCCCCTCAGCGGCTCCTGA
- the pyrE gene encoding orotate phosphoribosyltransferase — protein MTHADPASLDILDLYRQAGAYHEGHFLLASGRHSPKFLQSTTVLQYPQYTEQIGRALAGALRGAGIDAQLVIGPAMGGVVLAYETARHYGTRAIFAEKDGQGGMKIREAFTLQPGETFVAVEDVLTTGGSVLKAVRAAEAAGGRCVGIACIVDRRADGGDLQGYPLVALTRLVFDTYAPDEVPAWLAALPLQEI, from the coding sequence ATGACCCACGCCGACCCAGCCAGCCTCGACATTCTCGACCTGTACCGCCAGGCCGGCGCGTACCACGAGGGGCACTTCCTGCTCGCCTCGGGCCGCCACAGCCCCAAGTTCCTGCAGAGCACCACCGTCCTCCAGTACCCGCAGTACACCGAGCAGATCGGCCGCGCGCTGGCCGGCGCGCTGCGCGGGGCGGGCATCGACGCGCAGCTCGTGATCGGCCCGGCCATGGGCGGCGTCGTCCTTGCCTACGAAACCGCCCGGCACTACGGCACCCGCGCGATCTTCGCCGAGAAGGACGGGCAGGGCGGCATGAAGATCCGCGAGGCCTTCACCCTTCAGCCCGGCGAGACCTTCGTCGCCGTCGAGGACGTCCTCACGACCGGCGGAAGCGTCCTGAAGGCTGTGCGCGCCGCCGAGGCCGCCGGGGGCCGCTGCGTGGGCATCGCCTGCATCGTGGACCGCCGCGCCGACGGCGGCGACCTCCAGGGCTACCCGCTGGTCGCCCTGACCCGGCTGGTGTTCGACACCTACGCCCCGGACGAGGTGCCCGCGTGGCTGGCCGCGCTGCCCCTGCAGGAGATCTGA
- a CDS encoding helix-turn-helix domain-containing protein, with translation MDTVTFPGGVKLGVRRRLLGIPLAQLARDAHLQPELLRRLEAGEFDPRSLHRLARQVLARALDTTLD, from the coding sequence ATGGACACCGTGACCTTTCCGGGAGGAGTGAAGCTGGGAGTGCGCCGCCGCCTGCTGGGCATTCCGCTGGCGCAGCTGGCGCGGGACGCCCACCTGCAGCCCGAGCTGCTGCGCCGCCTGGAGGCCGGGGAGTTCGATCCGCGCAGCCTGCACCGGCTGGCGCGGCAGGTGCTCGCCCGCGCACTGGACACCACCCTCGACTGA
- a CDS encoding ribonuclease H, producing MNQAFVDASWQEQSGPDGLVRGVGGWGLVLLRPGTLPARVQGQLLAPDNNAAEIRAVLEAVRAAPAGEPLTVHTDNQAVIASVGRGRGPALLDDDAREVQAEALARGVTLRVVYAPRTRRHMRSAHDLANDARRGTGAAGLPGVQADVLIEQRPAQPEARVSLRRPGERVTALVPLDLSSDVPPSAQALLAAVGLALPGEALLIRRASRVAQALWQRPERALRPAAQAQLHHARRAADENGVQVEFLGTG from the coding sequence GTGAATCAGGCGTTCGTGGATGCCAGCTGGCAGGAACAATCCGGGCCCGATGGTCTTGTGCGCGGCGTGGGCGGCTGGGGGCTGGTGCTGCTGCGCCCCGGCACGCTCCCGGCACGTGTCCAGGGGCAGCTGCTCGCGCCGGACAACAACGCCGCCGAGATCCGCGCGGTGCTGGAGGCCGTGCGGGCCGCGCCCGCCGGAGAGCCGCTGACCGTGCACACCGACAATCAGGCGGTGATCGCATCGGTCGGGCGCGGGCGCGGCCCGGCCCTGCTGGACGACGACGCCCGCGAGGTGCAGGCCGAGGCCCTGGCGCGCGGCGTGACCCTGCGCGTCGTGTACGCGCCCCGCACGCGCCGCCACATGAGAAGCGCGCACGATCTGGCGAACGACGCGCGGCGCGGCACGGGCGCGGCCGGACTGCCGGGCGTGCAGGCGGACGTGCTGATCGAGCAGCGGCCCGCGCAGCCCGAGGCGCGCGTCAGCCTGCGCCGCCCCGGCGAGCGCGTCACCGCGCTCGTCCCGCTGGACCTGAGTTCTGACGTGCCACCCAGCGCGCAGGCCCTGCTGGCCGCCGTGGGCCTCGCGCTGCCCGGCGAGGCGCTGCTGATCCGCCGCGCCAGCCGCGTCGCGCAGGCGCTCTGGCAGCGCCCCGAGCGCGCCCTGCGGCCCGCCGCGCAGGCCCAGCTGCACCACGCCCGCCGCGCCGCCGACGAGAACGGCGTGCAGGTGGAGTTCCTCGGCACCGGGTAA
- a CDS encoding glycoside hydrolase family 31 protein, translated as MRFSSFAVESGGVSAPGGQGPEVRVWGESDVLVVSAPLPGVLRVRLFPEARANALGFPRVPVKRSFALRPDLSGGVPLNAAELDDELLVIGGGLSLRLDRVSGAWRVSTGSGSTERVLVSAHGWSGEAPTQRPALDAERFNLRRTRLNLDAPDGAMYLGFGERVGPLDKRGMHLTFWNTDCYPHHTETDPLYVSVPFTTVLQDGRAHGVFVDEPWRMEVDVARAHPTELRWASAGPELDVYVLAGPRPADVLRRYADLTGYAPMPPLWALGAAQSRWGYRTADDLRAVIQGYRDRKLPLDSVYVDIDYMDAYKVWTVSGANFPDLRAFVKEAGAQGVKLVPIVDPGVKLEAGYDVYEEATKGDHLVRTARGDVLVGEVWPDPAVFPDFTRPEVVAWWAGRHKVFADAGIQGQWNDMNEPACFSLRQPRETEGKTLPYDARHGTRTHLEVHNAYANGMSEASRLGYAKFNPQIRPWVLTRAGYAGIQRHATVWTGDNTATWSHLALSLPMIQGLGLSGIPFAAADVGGFAGDTTGELLARWYQAAVGYAFVRNHAALGTADQEPWRFGETVTDVIRAALELRYRLLPHLYTLAQGATRTALPVMRPLALHWPADEDAAREDTQYLLGEGLLVAPVLRAGHRRRLVYLPAGRWAAVFNLSQFGPIHAGGQHVVADAPLDTLPLYLRAGTALPVTEPAPHTTSARWERLSWLIHADRAGFVGQLFEDAGDGPAGGRLTRLVGERQGTRLTIRRDAEGDIGTFEQRETMHVLGLGHVRAVQGAASFAYEDGVLRLTLPARWQTVTLDLDEDDEEPGEVDALPVD; from the coding sequence ATGAGGTTCTCTTCGTTCGCGGTGGAGTCGGGTGGGGTGAGCGCGCCGGGTGGGCAGGGGCCGGAGGTGCGCGTGTGGGGCGAGTCGGACGTGCTGGTGGTCAGCGCGCCGCTGCCCGGGGTGCTGCGGGTGCGGCTGTTCCCGGAGGCCCGCGCGAACGCGCTGGGGTTCCCGCGCGTGCCGGTCAAGCGGAGTTTCGCGTTGCGGCCGGACCTGTCGGGCGGCGTGCCGCTGAACGCCGCCGAACTGGACGACGAGCTGCTGGTGATCGGCGGGGGGCTGTCGCTGCGGCTGGACCGGGTGAGCGGCGCGTGGCGCGTCTCGACGGGGAGCGGCTCGACCGAGCGGGTGCTCGTCAGTGCGCACGGCTGGTCGGGCGAGGCGCCCACGCAGCGGCCCGCCCTGGACGCCGAGCGCTTCAACCTGCGCCGCACGCGCCTGAACCTGGACGCCCCGGACGGGGCGATGTACCTGGGCTTCGGGGAGCGCGTGGGCCCGCTGGACAAGCGCGGGATGCACCTGACGTTCTGGAACACCGACTGTTACCCGCACCATACCGAGACGGACCCGCTGTACGTGTCGGTGCCGTTCACGACGGTGCTGCAGGACGGCCGGGCGCACGGGGTGTTCGTGGACGAACCCTGGCGGATGGAGGTGGACGTGGCGCGCGCGCACCCCACCGAGCTGCGCTGGGCCTCAGCAGGCCCGGAACTGGACGTGTACGTCCTGGCGGGGCCGCGCCCGGCAGACGTGCTGCGCCGCTACGCGGACCTGACCGGCTACGCGCCCATGCCGCCGCTGTGGGCGCTGGGGGCCGCGCAGAGCCGCTGGGGGTACCGCACGGCGGACGACCTGCGCGCCGTCATCCAGGGGTACCGGGACCGGAAGCTGCCGCTGGACAGCGTGTACGTGGATATCGACTACATGGACGCGTACAAGGTCTGGACGGTGAGCGGCGCGAATTTCCCGGACCTGCGGGCGTTCGTGAAGGAGGCGGGCGCGCAGGGCGTGAAGCTCGTGCCGATCGTGGACCCCGGCGTGAAGCTGGAGGCCGGGTACGACGTGTACGAGGAGGCGACGAAGGGCGATCATCTGGTCCGCACGGCGCGCGGGGACGTGCTGGTCGGGGAGGTCTGGCCGGACCCGGCGGTGTTCCCGGACTTCACGCGGCCCGAGGTGGTCGCGTGGTGGGCCGGGCGGCACAAGGTCTTCGCGGACGCCGGGATTCAGGGGCAGTGGAACGACATGAACGAGCCCGCGTGCTTCAGCCTGCGCCAGCCGCGCGAGACCGAGGGCAAGACCCTCCCGTACGACGCGCGGCACGGCACCCGCACGCACCTGGAGGTCCACAACGCGTACGCGAACGGCATGAGCGAGGCCAGCCGCCTGGGCTACGCCAAATTCAATCCGCAGATCCGCCCGTGGGTCCTGACCCGCGCCGGGTACGCCGGGATCCAGCGGCACGCCACCGTCTGGACCGGGGACAACACCGCCACGTGGTCGCACCTGGCCCTGAGTCTCCCGATGATCCAGGGCCTGGGCCTGAGCGGCATTCCGTTCGCGGCGGCGGACGTGGGGGGCTTCGCGGGGGACACGACCGGGGAACTGCTGGCCCGCTGGTACCAGGCGGCGGTCGGGTACGCCTTCGTGCGCAACCACGCCGCGCTGGGCACCGCCGATCAGGAACCCTGGCGCTTCGGGGAGACCGTCACGGACGTGATCCGCGCCGCGCTGGAGTTGCGCTACCGGCTGCTGCCGCACCTGTACACCCTGGCGCAGGGGGCGACCCGCACGGCCCTGCCCGTCATGCGCCCCCTGGCGCTGCACTGGCCTGCCGACGAGGACGCCGCGCGTGAGGACACCCAGTACCTGCTCGGCGAGGGCCTGCTGGTCGCGCCGGTCCTGCGGGCCGGGCACCGGCGGCGGCTGGTGTACCTCCCGGCGGGGCGCTGGGCGGCGGTGTTCAACCTGTCGCAGTTCGGCCCGATCCACGCCGGTGGGCAGCACGTCGTCGCGGACGCCCCGCTGGACACGCTGCCCCTGTACCTGCGTGCCGGGACGGCCCTGCCGGTCACGGAGCCCGCGCCGCACACCACCTCGGCCCGATGGGAGCGGCTGTCGTGGCTGATCCACGCGGACCGCGCCGGGTTCGTGGGTCAGCTGTTCGAGGACGCCGGGGACGGCCCAGCCGGGGGTCGCCTGACGCGGCTGGTCGGGGAGCGGCAGGGCACGCGCCTGACCATCCGCCGCGACGCCGAGGGCGACATCGGCACCTTCGAGCAGCGGGAGACCATGCACGTCCTGGGACTGGGGCACGTCCGCGCCGTGCAGGGAGCGGCCAGTTTCGCGTACGAGGACGGCGTGCTGCGCCTGACCCTCCCGGCCCGCTGGCAGACCGTCACCCTGGATCTCGACGAGGACGACGAGGAACCGGGCGAGGTGGACGCCCTCCCGGTGGACTGA
- a CDS encoding DUF1801 domain-containing protein, with translation MTTPDPVTERIEALTDWRGDTLRRVRGLIRGALPGVQESVKWAKATSPGVPVWAHGGIVCTGEPSARAVKLTFPRGASLPDPAGLFNASLDGNARRAIDLPEGATLDEAAFRDLIRAAAPANEQTQAARKKPRLT, from the coding sequence GTGACGACGCCCGACCCCGTGACCGAGCGCATCGAGGCCCTGACCGACTGGCGTGGCGACACCCTGCGCCGCGTGCGGGGTCTGATCCGGGGGGCGCTGCCCGGCGTGCAGGAGAGCGTGAAGTGGGCCAAGGCCACCTCGCCCGGCGTGCCCGTGTGGGCGCACGGGGGCATCGTCTGCACCGGCGAGCCCTCCGCGCGGGCCGTGAAACTCACGTTCCCGCGCGGGGCCAGCCTGCCCGACCCGGCGGGGCTGTTCAACGCCAGCCTGGACGGGAACGCCCGCCGCGCCATCGACCTGCCCGAGGGGGCCACGCTGGACGAGGCGGCCTTCCGGGACCTGATCCGCGCCGCCGCCCCCGCGAACGAGCAGACGCAGGCGGCACGGAAGAAGCCCCGCCTGACCTGA
- a CDS encoding VUT family protein has product MTHAPKAALPLLLIALYALSILLANLTLNTFIPLPVYGLLSVGTIFFAAVFTLRDRIHRAGGLNAVYISIAAALIVNTAVALLTGTPWRFIGASFLAILAGELADTAVYQRLMGRSWWTRVLASNAVSVPLDSVLFNLLAFWGDMPASQIAQIIFADVVIKYLIAALFAIRVRHAARTA; this is encoded by the coding sequence ATGACCCACGCACCCAAGGCGGCGCTGCCGCTGCTGCTGATCGCCCTGTACGCCCTGAGCATCCTGCTGGCGAACCTGACGCTGAACACCTTCATTCCGCTGCCCGTGTACGGCCTGCTCAGCGTCGGCACGATCTTCTTCGCGGCCGTGTTCACGCTGCGCGACCGCATTCACCGCGCGGGCGGCCTGAACGCCGTGTACATCTCCATCGCCGCGGCCCTGATCGTGAACACCGCCGTGGCCCTCCTGACCGGAACCCCGTGGCGCTTCATCGGCGCGAGCTTCCTGGCGATCCTCGCCGGGGAACTCGCGGACACCGCCGTGTACCAGCGCCTCATGGGGCGCAGCTGGTGGACCCGCGTCCTGGCCAGCAACGCCGTGAGCGTCCCGCTGGACAGCGTCCTGTTCAACCTGCTGGCCTTCTGGGGCGACATGCCCGCCTCGCAGATCGCGCAGATCATCTTCGCGGACGTCGTGATCAAGTACCTGATCGCCGCGCTGTTCGCCATCCGCGTCCGGCACGCCGCCCGCACCGCCTGA